Below is a genomic region from Actinoallomurus bryophytorum.
ACAGGGCGATCTCGGCCGGGGTGTTGGCGCCGATGTCCAGGCCCGCCGGTCCGTGGATCCGGTCCAGCTCGGTGACCCCGTGCTCGGCGAGCCAGTCGGCCCGTGCCTGCTGGGTACGGCGTGAGCCGAGCGCTCCGACGTAGCCGGCACCACCGGACAGCACCGCCATCAGCGCCCGGCCGGCGATCTCGGCGTCGTGGCTGATCACGACCACGTTGTCCAGCGGCGCGAGCTCGGCGAGCACCGTGGCCGCCGCGTCCGCGTCCGTCATCGTCTGGGTGTTCCAGCCGAGCAGGCCGGCAGCCGCGACCAGCGCCTCCGCGATCGCGCCGGCGCCGATGACGACGAGCTTGGGAACCGGCCACAGCACGGTGGTCACCGTGTCGCCCTCGATCGTGGACACGCTCACCGCCCGGCGGAACAGCCGCTCCGTGTCCTCCCCGGCGTCACCGACGGTGGTCCGGTCGTACACGGTGGTCTCGGCCACCGCGCCACCGTCGAGCCGGGTGACCAGGCAGATCGGCTCGCGGTCGGCGAGCAGCTCCCACAGTCGCTCCGGCAGCTCGGCCGCGGGAACCAGCAGGCAGCGCGCGTCGCCGCCGCAGGACAGGCCCGCCACCAGCGCGTCCACCTCGCCGACGTGCAGGTCGACGAGACGGCCGCCGCCCTCCTCGCCGGCCAGGCCGGCGAGCCGGTCGTTGAGAGAACCGGACAGGACCGAACCCACCCGGCCCCCTCCGGGAGTGATCATCAGCGCCTCGGTGTGATCGCGGGCACTGAATCCATGGGTCTCGACCGCCCACGCCACGTCCACCCGCGTACCGGCGCGAAGACAGGCGACGGCGCTCACCGCGATGTCATACATGTTCCGAGCCTAGGCCGCCCATGGCCTCATTCCCAGACGTCGGCCGAGCCGGCGACGGCGGGGTCGCGGGACTCGACGGCGAGCGTCGACTCCACGTAGGCGGCCAGGGCGAGCAGCGCCGAGTCGGTGCCGAACGGCGACGACAGCTGGAGGCCGATCGGCAGGCCGGTCGAGCCCCATCC
It encodes:
- a CDS encoding XdhC family protein, whose translation is MYDIAVSAVACLRAGTRVDVAWAVETHGFSARDHTEALMITPGGGRVGSVLSGSLNDRLAGLAGEEGGGRLVDLHVGEVDALVAGLSCGGDARCLLVPAAELPERLWELLADREPICLVTRLDGGAVAETTVYDRTTVGDAGEDTERLFRRAVSVSTIEGDTVTTVLWPVPKLVVIGAGAIAEALVAAAGLLGWNTQTMTDADAAATVLAELAPLDNVVVISHDAEIAGRALMAVLSGGAGYVGALGSRRTQQARADWLAEHGVTELDRIHGPAGLDIGANTPAEIALSILAEALAVRSGAGAGSLRSRPGSIHAPGKANA